One Nostoc sp. UHCC 0302 DNA window includes the following coding sequences:
- a CDS encoding ATP-binding protein — protein sequence MLEEFSCKISPPFVSKGCDRELGLESTLEELPMYNFQVEIDCTGKDVAHFLEKYPLLPGAILVEQGNFIGMISRRRLLEFLIRPYGQELFVQESLEILYSYARTTILLLPDTTSILTAMQLSLKRSPELLAEPVVVQTASGSYRLLDVQELNIIAWQIQGIENLVRYERSQAQMIQNDKMASLGRLVDGIAHEILDPVGFIWGNLTYVSNYSQDLLKLIAAYDQELADAPKSITNLKEEIEFDFLEKDLSQSLASIRTGAERLKKLVTSLQNFCHIDEIYPKPVDLHASLDNIVLLINSRLQGEIEIRKNYGHLPPVYCFMGQLNQVLMNILSEAVDTLLNEAVKQQLLHLEATNITHKARIEITTEVISQEASKPNTPDSRWVSIRIADNGPGMSQEVQQQIMECFSLEKRADKETSLAVSYRIIIARHGGKLNLRSQLGAGTEFQILLPLV from the coding sequence ATGCTAGAAGAATTCAGTTGTAAAATTTCACCACCATTTGTATCAAAGGGTTGCGATCGCGAACTTGGTTTAGAATCAACCCTTGAAGAATTGCCAATGTACAACTTCCAGGTGGAAATTGACTGTACTGGCAAAGACGTTGCTCATTTTTTGGAAAAATACCCCCTGCTCCCAGGAGCAATTTTAGTAGAACAGGGAAATTTCATTGGAATGATTTCGCGGCGGCGACTGCTAGAATTTTTGATCCGCCCCTATGGACAAGAGTTGTTTGTTCAAGAATCTTTAGAAATTCTCTACAGCTATGCACGGACAACGATTTTGTTGCTTCCTGATACAACATCGATTTTGACGGCGATGCAACTGAGCTTAAAGCGATCGCCAGAACTTTTGGCAGAACCAGTTGTAGTCCAAACTGCATCTGGTAGCTACAGATTATTAGATGTACAGGAATTGAATATTATTGCTTGGCAAATCCAGGGAATTGAAAATCTAGTGCGGTACGAACGCAGCCAAGCTCAAATGATTCAAAATGATAAAATGGCGAGCTTGGGGCGTTTGGTAGATGGGATAGCGCACGAAATCTTAGACCCTGTGGGATTTATTTGGGGTAACTTAACTTATGTCTCAAACTATAGTCAAGACTTGCTCAAGCTCATAGCAGCTTATGATCAAGAACTAGCCGATGCACCCAAGAGTATTACTAATCTTAAAGAAGAAATTGAATTTGATTTTTTAGAAAAAGACTTGTCACAATCACTTGCTAGTATTCGTACCGGGGCAGAAAGATTAAAAAAACTCGTCACTAGCTTACAGAACTTTTGCCATATCGATGAGATTTATCCCAAGCCAGTAGATTTACACGCATCTCTAGATAATATTGTTTTATTAATTAATAGTCGCCTACAAGGAGAAATTGAAATTCGCAAAAACTATGGTCATCTGCCACCAGTGTATTGCTTTATGGGGCAGTTGAATCAGGTATTGATGAATATTTTAAGCGAAGCTGTGGATACCTTACTTAATGAAGCAGTAAAGCAGCAATTGTTGCATTTAGAAGCTACAAACATTACTCATAAAGCTCGAATTGAAATTACTACAGAAGTTATTTCACAGGAAGCAAGCAAGCCTAATACACCAGATTCGCGGTGGGTTTCAATTCGTATTGCCGACAATGGCCCTGGAATGTCTCAAGAGGTACAACAGCAAATTATGGAGTGTTTCTCTTTAGAAAAAAGAGCTGATAAAGAAACTAGTTTAGCTGTAAGTTATCGAATTATCATAGCAAGACATGGTGGTAAATTAAATTTGCGATCGCAACTTGGTGCAGGTACTGAATTTCAAATTTTGTTACCTTTGGTTTAA
- a CDS encoding glycosyl hydrolase family 57: MLSLHTTDLPEIIDDLPNISGWEKEVLAVVNHDAPIFLPTTNIKLEDVNAVFAIALHMHQPTIPAGYGGTLISNLQYMFEHPNEGDNHNAAPFAYCYSRIGDFIPELVNQGCNPRVMLDYSGNLLWGLRQMGRNDIIDNLKRITCDRTYQPYVEWLGTMWSHAVIPSTPIPDIKLHIIAWQQYFAAIFGWEALARVKGFSPPEMHLPNHPDTLFEFVKALKECGYRWLLVQEHSVETTTGESLRYKHLPHRLVARNSQGETISITALIKTQGSDTKLVAQMQPYYEAKTLSKQQVGNVSIPPIVSQIGDGENGGVMMNEFPSAFKQAWQDMVNQGGGKSGVVGICGTEYLELIEAAGCKPEDYPTCQPVGQHYIWERVSPDNCQPEAVESAIQELKQINPNFHMDGASWTNHISWVKGYENVLAPMYQLSSLFHQKIDPLLQTNSAETLTQQSHYRKALLHNLLLQTSCFRYWGQGAWTDYAREIYQRGENLLQTM, encoded by the coding sequence ATGCTTTCCTTACATACCACCGATTTACCAGAAATTATTGATGACTTGCCAAATATTTCTGGATGGGAGAAAGAAGTTCTCGCTGTCGTCAATCATGATGCACCTATATTTTTACCAACAACCAATATTAAGTTAGAAGACGTAAATGCAGTATTTGCGATCGCCTTACATATGCATCAGCCAACTATACCCGCTGGATATGGTGGTACACTCATCAGCAATCTGCAATATATGTTTGAACATCCCAATGAAGGGGATAACCATAACGCTGCCCCTTTTGCCTATTGTTACAGCCGCATCGGAGACTTCATTCCTGAACTCGTAAATCAAGGCTGCAACCCGCGTGTGATGTTGGATTACTCTGGTAATTTGTTGTGGGGACTCAGGCAAATGGGACGCAATGATATTATTGATAACTTAAAACGCATTACTTGCGATCGCACCTATCAACCTTATGTTGAATGGCTCGGTACAATGTGGAGCCATGCAGTTATTCCTTCCACTCCCATACCAGATATTAAATTGCACATCATAGCTTGGCAACAGTATTTTGCTGCAATTTTTGGTTGGGAAGCATTAGCACGAGTCAAAGGATTTTCACCTCCAGAAATGCATCTGCCAAATCATCCTGATACTCTATTTGAATTTGTCAAAGCATTAAAAGAATGTGGATATCGTTGGTTACTTGTTCAAGAACATTCTGTAGAAACAACTACTGGTGAATCTCTTCGCTACAAACATTTACCACATCGTTTAGTTGCTCGCAATTCTCAGGGTGAAACTATTAGTATTACAGCTTTAATTAAAACTCAAGGTTCCGATACTAAATTAGTTGCACAAATGCAGCCTTACTATGAAGCCAAAACTTTATCTAAACAACAAGTAGGAAACGTATCTATCCCACCAATAGTCAGCCAAATTGGTGATGGTGAAAATGGTGGTGTGATGATGAATGAATTTCCTAGCGCTTTCAAACAAGCTTGGCAAGACATGGTAAATCAAGGCGGAGGAAAATCAGGCGTTGTCGGGATTTGCGGTACAGAATATTTGGAATTAATCGAAGCTGCTGGTTGTAAACCTGAAGATTATCCAACTTGTCAGCCAGTCGGACAACATTATATTTGGGAGCGAGTTTCACCAGATAATTGCCAACCTGAAGCTGTAGAAAGTGCCATTCAAGAGTTAAAGCAAATTAACCCTAATTTTCACATGGATGGAGCTTCTTGGACGAATCATATAAGTTGGGTGAAAGGATACGAAAATGTTTTGGCTCCTATGTATCAATTAAGTAGTTTGTTTCATCAAAAAATTGATCCATTACTGCAAACTAACTCAGCAGAAACCCTAACCCAACAATCTCACTACCGTAAAGCTTTGCTGCATAACCTTTTGTTGCAAACAAGCTGTTTTCGTTATTGGGGACAAGGCGCTTGGACTGATTACGCACGCGAAATTTACCAGCGTGGCGAAAACTTATTGCAAACCATGTAG
- a CDS encoding SDR family NAD(P)-dependent oxidoreductase, translating to MNIRGKVALITGASRGIGKAIALQLAQQGAKRLILVARDREKLAEVAQEIEAMGTETAIVALDLTQSTVVSIAVAQIWRSYGPINLLVNCAGVAYQNSFLHFKLPQVQEELSVNLLGMYNLTSLVARRMASQRQGTIVNVSSLMGKVAAPTMATYSATKFAILGFTQALRRELAEYNIRVIALLPSLTDTDMIRNLKLFRWVIPMTSQQVAKVLVAGLQTDAPEILVGWQCHLAVWCQHLAPWLLDPILRMATPPAPSLQQLDEKPNLLNRIYRFNDFWLSRNIDSFMSARKS from the coding sequence ATGAATATTCGAGGTAAAGTCGCCCTAATTACAGGGGCTTCGCGTGGTATTGGCAAAGCGATCGCCCTGCAACTTGCACAACAAGGAGCCAAGCGGTTGATATTAGTAGCACGCGATCGCGAAAAGTTAGCCGAAGTAGCCCAGGAAATCGAGGCGATGGGGACAGAAACTGCGATCGTGGCATTAGATTTAACTCAGTCAACAGTTGTAAGTATTGCTGTTGCTCAAATTTGGCGCAGTTATGGCCCAATTAATCTTCTAGTAAATTGTGCAGGAGTCGCATACCAAAATTCGTTTTTGCACTTTAAACTGCCCCAAGTTCAAGAAGAACTCTCTGTGAATCTATTGGGAATGTACAACTTGACTAGTTTGGTAGCTCGGCGCATGGCTAGCCAAAGACAAGGAACAATTGTCAATGTGTCCAGTTTGATGGGGAAAGTAGCTGCACCAACGATGGCGACTTACTCAGCTACTAAGTTTGCAATTTTAGGATTTACCCAAGCCTTGCGGCGAGAGCTAGCTGAGTACAATATCCGAGTCATAGCATTACTGCCTTCTCTAACAGACACAGACATGATACGCAACTTAAAATTATTTCGCTGGGTGATCCCGATGACTTCTCAGCAAGTAGCTAAAGTACTCGTTGCTGGATTGCAAACGGATGCACCAGAAATCTTAGTCGGATGGCAATGTCATTTAGCAGTGTGGTGTCAACACCTTGCCCCGTGGTTGTTAGATCCGATTTTACGAATGGCAACACCGCCAGCGCCAAGCTTACAGCAGCTTGATGAAAAACCCAATTTATTAAATAGAATCTATCGTTTCAATGATTTTTGGCTATCCAGAAATATAGATTCATTCATGTCTGCACGTAAGTCCTGA